Genomic DNA from Perognathus longimembris pacificus isolate PPM17 chromosome 6, ASM2315922v1, whole genome shotgun sequence:
GGCCAGGGAGCCAACGCGGGGCGTTCCGGCGGGGGCTGCCGCAGCGGGAGGTAAGGCACGGTCGGGGAGGACTGGCAGCGGAGCGCCCGGCTGGGTCCACGCCTCGGGGTGCCCAGTGAGGGACGGCCACCcggctctctcccctcacccctggAGCCTCCCACCTTCGTGGGAGCTACCTCTCCCCGCCCAGCCGCGGCCCGGTGCCCGCCCGATCCGGGCTGACCCCTCAGCCCGGGACGGGGAGCTTGCGATTAAGTCCACGCAAGCCCAGTGTCCCGCAGACTTGAGGCTGGGTGCTTGTTATCTTGTCCTCCGGATAGAGACCCGAGAGGACCCGGGGTACGAACTTGGGCCGTCCCCGTGCACAGCCCCCGGTCGATCTCTCTTTTGACAGGGCTGATCCTCCACCTCTGTGGTCGGcccaggacaggagggagggacctgGGCGGAGCCCCGGCCGGGGAGCAGAGGGAGGTGACATCATCTTGTAGAGTCCAGCCCTACTCAGTGTCCACATTGGCACGAGACCGGTGGCAGGGGTAGCCGTGTCTAGGATGACAAGAAGGGCATGCGAGTCTAGGCCTGGCTGGGGCTCTTAGCCTTTAATCCCAGTTTACCCCCAAGGCGTCGGTGTACGACCCTCCTGTTTATTTAATCTTTCTGGTTGCTTCTCTGGATAGGTGCTGACACCCCCGGTGGTCTGGAGGTCCAAGGCAGGAGCCGAGAACCTGCACCTAACCTTTCCCCAGCAGTGGAGACTTGCAAATGTTGAACCAGTATCTAAGCTGGGCCCCACCCAGATGTAGGCATAGGAGCTGGGCAGGAAGCAAGCTCTGGAGCTGGGCCTTCCCTGGTTCCTTTCCCAACAGCTAAGAGCAGCAGGGGGAGGAATCACTCAGCAGTGACACCTACCTTGGATCTATTGGCTGACCTGagtatccacagatctccagcgCCAGGGGAGGGACCAGAATCTGCTATCTCTGTAGGAACAATTGATcaacctcccttcctctcccagggGCCCAGCGGAGGCGCCCTCCTGAGGCACCGCCGCCCATGTGGACCACCTGCCTGCCGATGTCATGAGTAACACGACAGTGCCCAATGCCCCCCAGGCCAACAGTGACTCCATGGTGGGTTATGTGTTGGGGCCCTTCTTCCTCATCACCTTGGTCGGAGTGGTGGTGGCTGTGGTAAGGAGCCTccaacatacacacatagacatcCACACGTTTGCCAAGGCATGGGCTGGGTGGGCCTGGTCTAGTGCACATAGCATCTCAGCTGATCCGTACTGGAGAGAAGGGGGTGGAGGTTGGCACTCCCTAACAGTGGGCCAGCTTGGGTGCCTTAGCCTCCACAGTGCTGTCTCTGTTACAGGTAATGTATATCCAGAAGAAAAAGCGGTGAGTGTCCCTGCCCCTGTACCAcacccacttccagatttcttcccTGCACCAACTCTCCCTGATCCACGCCTGGAAACTTTGTCCTTGGTCCTGCTGCTCTTGGCTTCCTCAATGGGAAGACCCCTTTCATAGCCCTAGTATCAGGAAGTGGACATGAAGTAGTCTGGTGCCCAGCAGAGCCTGGGCTAAGCTCCTCCTATTCCCCCAGGGTGGACCGCCTTCGCCATCACCTCCTCCCCATGTATAGCTACGACCCTGCGGAGGAGCTGCACGAGGCAGAGCAGGAACTTCTCTCTGATGTGGGAGACCCCAAGGTGAGCAAGGGGACAGTGAAGGGAGCACTTGTTCTTGCCTCTATTTCCCCAGAGCCTTTGCCC
This window encodes:
- the Smim29 gene encoding small integral membrane protein 29 produces the protein MSNTTVPNAPQANSDSMVGYVLGPFFLITLVGVVVAVVMYIQKKKRVDRLRHHLLPMYSYDPAEELHEAEQELLSDVGDPKVVHGWQSGYQHKRMPLLDVKT